In one Amaranthus tricolor cultivar Red isolate AtriRed21 chromosome 8, ASM2621246v1, whole genome shotgun sequence genomic region, the following are encoded:
- the LOC130821236 gene encoding uncharacterized protein LOC130821236 — protein sequence MNTAASHLVSKLKRPSSAINSLSSSLQQWRGIRVQVINGNLEQALTFMQRKMTSSGIERQLKNHQARHIKNSEKRVIARKTLQLRLRSQDLARKLKSILIKKVRGL from the exons ATGAACACAGCGGCGAGTCACCTGGTCAGTAAGCTGAAACGTCCGAGTTCAGCCATCAACTCACTGAGTTCATCCCTTCAACAATGGCGTGGAATCAGAGTTCAGGTCATAAATGGGAACTTAGAGCAAGCGCTGACATTCATGCAAAGAAAAATGACTTCAAGTGGGATCGAACGGCAGTTAAAAAATCATCAAGCACGCCACATAAAGAATTCTGAAAAGCGCGTTATAGCACGAAAAACTTTGCAGCTTAGGCTTCGATCTCAAGACCTTGCTCGTAAGCTCAAATCAATCCTCATCAAGAAAGTCAG GGGTCTATGA